Proteins encoded within one genomic window of Pygocentrus nattereri isolate fPygNat1 chromosome 9, fPygNat1.pri, whole genome shotgun sequence:
- the LOC108440004 gene encoding cytochrome P450 2J5-like translates to MKSLLRYLDWTSVGLALLGGLLTLLLLEIFRLNLSRSRYPPGPKPLPFVGNVPEILKNPMASIRSMKKHGEMFSMYMGRKPVIVLNTLQLLKESFAQNGAIYAGRPADPILDWITNGHGILMAAYGDSWKQQRRFALHTLRNFGLGKKTVEKRVAEEAQYLIKELLKQEGKAFHPIHPIMNAVSNIICSVVFGDRFEYDDKRFAKLLEILNENFQLIGSTPGRIFSLFPFIKHFPGPHQKVWQNANSLKEFIHEAVEEHRKSLDPEHLRDFIDAYLVEMTKQGSKEDSTFHEDNMIMSTADLFLGGTDTTATTLRWGLIYMMDHPDVQERCHEEIFRVLGFDRSPCMDDRTQLPYMYATIHEIQRCSHIVPVIVHETTQPTQLCGYNLPKGTKVMANYVTIMTDKKHWKHPDTFSPENFLDEKGKFCKNDSFLPFSLGPRACLGETLARTELFIFFTALLQRLKFSWPPGAPPPNMDGILGVVRSPFPFNTICLSRETTH, encoded by the exons ATGAAGTCTCTGCTGAGATATTTGGACTGGACCTCAGTGGGCTTGGCCCTGCTGGGTGGTCTGCTCACTCTGCTTCTGCTAGAGATCTTCAGGTTGAACCTCTCCAGGAGCCGCTACCCTCCCGGACCCAAGCCACTGCCCTTTGTGGGGAACGTGCCAGAGATCCTAAAGAACCCAATGGCCAGCATCAGATCG ATGAAGAAACATGGGGAGATGTTTTCCATGTACATGGGCAGGAAGCCAGTAATAGTGTTGAATACCCTGCAGTTGTTGAAGGAATCTTTTGCTCAGAATGGGGCCATTTATGCTGGAAGGCCAGCCGACCCAATACTAGACTGGATTACCAATGGGCACG GTATCCTGATGGCTGCGTATGGCGATTCCTGGAAACAGCAGCGTCGCTTTGCTCTGCACACGCTGCGCAACTTTGGTCTGGGGAAGAAAACGGTCGAGAAACGTGTGGCCGAGGAGGCGCAGTACCTCATAAAAGAGCTGCTCAAGCAGGAAG GGAAGGCTTTTCATCCCATCCACCCAATTATGAACGCAGTCTCCAACATCATCTGCTCCGTCGTCTTTGGGGACCGCTTTGAATATGATGACAAGCGCTTTGCTAAGCTGCTGGAAATTCTGAATGAAAACTTTCAGCTTATTGGATCAACTCCAGGACGG ATCTTCAGCTTATTCCCCTTCATAAAACACTTCCCAGGGCCACACCAGAAGGTGTGGCAGAATGCCAACTCCTTAAAAGAGTTCATCCATGAGGCTGTGGAGGAGCACAGGAAGTCTCTGGACCCAGAACACCTTCGAGACTTCATTGATGCCTACCTTGTGGAGATGACCAAG CAAGGGTCAAAAGAAGACTCTACATTCCATGAAGATAACATGATTATGTCCACGGCTGACCTTTTCCTCGGTGGGACGGACACTACAGCTACCACTCTCAGATGGGGCCTCATTTACATGATGGACCACCCTGATGTGCAAG AGCGCTGTCATGAGGAGATCTTTCGGGTGTTGGGTTTTGACCGCTCTCCCTGCATGGATGACCGCACACAGCTACCATACATGTATGCCACCATCCACGAGATCCAGCGCTGCTCACACATTGTCCCGGTCATCGTACACGAAACTACACAGCCAACACAGCTCTGCGGATATAACCTCCCCAAG GGAACAAAGGTCATGGCCAATTATGTGACCATCATGACTGACAAAAAGCACTGGAAGCACCCGGACACATTCAGCCCAGAGAACTTTCTGGATGAGAAAGGAAAGTTCTGCAAAAATGACTCTTTTTTGCCGTTCTCTCTGG GTCCAAGAGCGTGTCTGGGGGAGACTCTGGCGAGAACAGAGCTCTTCATCTTCTTCACCGCTCTGCTCCAGCGACTGAAGTTCTCATGGCCTCCTGGAGCTCCACCTCCAAACATGGATGGCATCTTGGGCGTCGTCCGCTCTCCGTTCCCCTTCAATACAATCTGCCTCAGCAGAGAGACCACCCACTGA
- the LOC108440005 gene encoding cytochrome P450 2B4-like isoform X2, producing MESVLRYLDWTSVSLALLGGLLFLFLMESLRLSSSRSRSPPGPKPLPFVGNLPQFVKDPMAFIRSMTKYGDMCSMYLSRKPTIVLNNMQIVKEAFAQNGAAFSGRPFVPLMNWITDGYGIVMVTYGDSWKQQRRFALHTLRNFGLGKKTVEERVAEEARYLIGEMLKQEGKAFYPLHPILNAVSNIICSIVFGDRFEYENKRFAKLLEIMNQSMRLGASPVGKIFNLLPVIKYFPGPHQTMLQNAISFKVFIREAVEEHRLILDPENPRDFIDAYLIEMSKQESKENSTFHEDNLIMSVADLFFAGTDTAATTLRWGLIYMMDHPDVQERCHEEIIRVLGWDRSPCMEDRASLPYTYATVHEIQRYANVVPLSVVHETTEPTQLQGYHLPKGTMILPNLTAILADKEHWKYPDTFNPENFLDEKGQFCKNDFFLPFSLGPRVCLGENLARTELFIFFTSLLQRLKFSWPPGAPPANMDGLVGTVRSPFPFNTVCRSRETTH from the exons ATGGAGTCTGTGCTGAGATATTTGGACTGGACGTCTGTGAGCTTGGCCCTGCTGGGTGGTCTGCTGTTTCTATTTCTGATGGAGAGTTTAAGGTTGAGCTCCTCCCGGAGCCGCAGCCCCCCTGGACCCAAACCACTTCCCTTCGTGGGTAACCTGCCCCAATTTGTGAAGGATCCAATGGCCTTCATCAGATCG ATGACGAAATATGGTGATATGTGCTCCATGTATCTAAGCAGGAAGCCAACGATTGTGCTGAACAACATGCAGATAGTGAAAGAAGCATTCGCTCAGAACGGGGCCGCATTTTCTGGAAGGCCGTTCGTACCGTTAATGAACTGGATCACCGATGGCTATG gTATCGTGATGGTCACATATGGTGACTCTTGGAAACAGCAGCGTCGCTTTGCTCTGCACACGCTGCGCAACTTCGGTCTGGGCAAGAAAACGGTGGAGGAACGTGTGGCTGAAGAGGCGCGATACCTCATCGGAGAGATGCTCAAACAGGAAG GGAAGGCTTTTTATCCCCTCCACCCCATTCTGAATGCAGTTTCCAACATAATCTGCTCCATCGTCTTCGGAGACCGCTTCGAGTATGAAAACAAACGCTTTGCTAAGCTGCTGGAAATTATGAATCAGAGCATGCGACTCGGTGCATCACCTGTAGGAAAG atctTCAACTTGCTCCCAGTAATAAAATACTTTCCGGGCCCACACCAGACGATGTTGCAGAATGCCATTTCCTTCAAGGTATTTATCCGCGAGGCTGTTGAGGAGCACAGGCTGATTCTGGACCCTGAAAATCCCCGGGACTTTATTGATGCCTACCTGATCGAGATGTCCAAG CAGGAGTCAAAGGAAAACTCCACATTCCATGAAGATAACTTGATTATGTCCGTTGCTGACCTCTTCTTTGCTGGGACGGACACTGCGGCAACTACTCTCAGATGGGGCCTCATTTACATGATGGACCACCCTGATGTGCAAG AGCGCTGTCACGAGGAGATCATTCGAGTGCTGGGTTGGGACCGCTCTCCCTGCATGGAAGACCGTGCCAGCCTCCCATACACTTATGCCACTGTGCATGAGATCCAGCGCTATGCAAACGTCGTTCCTCTAAGCGTAGTGCATGAGACCACAGAGCCAACACAGCTGCAAGGATACCACCTGCCCAAG GGAACAATGATTCTACCCAACCTGACTGCAATCTTGGCTGACAAAGAGCACTGGAAGTATCCAGATACATTCAACCCAGAGAACTTTCTGGACGAGAAGGGACAGTTCTGCAAAAACGActtctttctgcctttttctctgg GTCCGAGGGTCTGTCTGGGTGAGAATCTAGCCAGAACTGAGCTCTTCATCTTCTTCACCTCTCTGCTCCAGCGGTTAAAGTTCTCATGGCCTCCTGGAGCTCCACCAGCAAACATGGATGGCTTGGTGGGCACTGTCCGCTCTCCATTTCCCTTCAATACAGTCTGCCGCAGCAGGGAGACCACCCACTGA
- the LOC108440005 gene encoding cytochrome P450 2B4-like isoform X3 encodes MESVLRYLDWTSVSLALLGGLLFLFLMESLRLSSSRSRSPPGPKPLPFVGNLPQFVKDPMAFIRSMTKYGDMCSMYLSRKPTIVLNNMQIVKEAFAQNGAAFSGRPFVPLMNWITDGYGIVMVTYGDSWKQQRRFALHTLRNFGLGKKTVEERVAEEARYLIGEMLKQEGKAFYPLHPILNAVSNIICSIVFGDRFEYENKRFAKLLEIMNQSMRLGASPVGKIFNLLPVIKYFPGPHQTMLQNAISFKVFIREAVEEHRLILDPENPRDFIDAYLIEMSKESKENSTFHEDNLIMSVADLFFAGTDTAATTLRWGLIYMMDHPDVQERCHEEIIRVLGWDRSPCMEDRASLPYTYATVHEIQRYANVVPLSVVHETTEPTQLQGYHLPKGTMILPNLTAILADKEHWKYPDTFNPENFLDEKGQFCKNDFFLPFSLGPRVCLGENLARTELFIFFTSLLQRLKFSWPPGAPPANMDGLVGTVRSPFPFNTVCRSRETTH; translated from the exons ATGGAGTCTGTGCTGAGATATTTGGACTGGACGTCTGTGAGCTTGGCCCTGCTGGGTGGTCTGCTGTTTCTATTTCTGATGGAGAGTTTAAGGTTGAGCTCCTCCCGGAGCCGCAGCCCCCCTGGACCCAAACCACTTCCCTTCGTGGGTAACCTGCCCCAATTTGTGAAGGATCCAATGGCCTTCATCAGATCG ATGACGAAATATGGTGATATGTGCTCCATGTATCTAAGCAGGAAGCCAACGATTGTGCTGAACAACATGCAGATAGTGAAAGAAGCATTCGCTCAGAACGGGGCCGCATTTTCTGGAAGGCCGTTCGTACCGTTAATGAACTGGATCACCGATGGCTATG gTATCGTGATGGTCACATATGGTGACTCTTGGAAACAGCAGCGTCGCTTTGCTCTGCACACGCTGCGCAACTTCGGTCTGGGCAAGAAAACGGTGGAGGAACGTGTGGCTGAAGAGGCGCGATACCTCATCGGAGAGATGCTCAAACAGGAAG GGAAGGCTTTTTATCCCCTCCACCCCATTCTGAATGCAGTTTCCAACATAATCTGCTCCATCGTCTTCGGAGACCGCTTCGAGTATGAAAACAAACGCTTTGCTAAGCTGCTGGAAATTATGAATCAGAGCATGCGACTCGGTGCATCACCTGTAGGAAAG atctTCAACTTGCTCCCAGTAATAAAATACTTTCCGGGCCCACACCAGACGATGTTGCAGAATGCCATTTCCTTCAAGGTATTTATCCGCGAGGCTGTTGAGGAGCACAGGCTGATTCTGGACCCTGAAAATCCCCGGGACTTTATTGATGCCTACCTGATCGAGATGTCCAAG GAGTCAAAGGAAAACTCCACATTCCATGAAGATAACTTGATTATGTCCGTTGCTGACCTCTTCTTTGCTGGGACGGACACTGCGGCAACTACTCTCAGATGGGGCCTCATTTACATGATGGACCACCCTGATGTGCAAG AGCGCTGTCACGAGGAGATCATTCGAGTGCTGGGTTGGGACCGCTCTCCCTGCATGGAAGACCGTGCCAGCCTCCCATACACTTATGCCACTGTGCATGAGATCCAGCGCTATGCAAACGTCGTTCCTCTAAGCGTAGTGCATGAGACCACAGAGCCAACACAGCTGCAAGGATACCACCTGCCCAAG GGAACAATGATTCTACCCAACCTGACTGCAATCTTGGCTGACAAAGAGCACTGGAAGTATCCAGATACATTCAACCCAGAGAACTTTCTGGACGAGAAGGGACAGTTCTGCAAAAACGActtctttctgcctttttctctgg GTCCGAGGGTCTGTCTGGGTGAGAATCTAGCCAGAACTGAGCTCTTCATCTTCTTCACCTCTCTGCTCCAGCGGTTAAAGTTCTCATGGCCTCCTGGAGCTCCACCAGCAAACATGGATGGCTTGGTGGGCACTGTCCGCTCTCCATTTCCCTTCAATACAGTCTGCCGCAGCAGGGAGACCACCCACTGA
- the LOC108440005 gene encoding cytochrome P450 2B4-like isoform X1: MESVLRYLDWTSVSLALLGGLLFLFLMESLRLSSSRSRSPPGPKPLPFVGNLPQFVKDPMAFIRSMTKYGDMCSMYLSRKPTIVLNNMQIVKEAFAQNGAAFSGRPFVPLMNWITDGYGIVMVTYGDSWKQQRRFALHTLRNFGLGKKTVEERVAEEARYLIGEMLKQEGKAFYPLHPILNAVSNIICSIVFGDRFEYENKRFAKLLEIMNQSMRLGASPVGKIFNLLPVIKYFPGPHQTMLQNAISFKVFIREAVEEHRLILDPENPRDFIDAYLIEMSKQQESKENSTFHEDNLIMSVADLFFAGTDTAATTLRWGLIYMMDHPDVQERCHEEIIRVLGWDRSPCMEDRASLPYTYATVHEIQRYANVVPLSVVHETTEPTQLQGYHLPKGTMILPNLTAILADKEHWKYPDTFNPENFLDEKGQFCKNDFFLPFSLGPRVCLGENLARTELFIFFTSLLQRLKFSWPPGAPPANMDGLVGTVRSPFPFNTVCRSRETTH, translated from the exons ATGGAGTCTGTGCTGAGATATTTGGACTGGACGTCTGTGAGCTTGGCCCTGCTGGGTGGTCTGCTGTTTCTATTTCTGATGGAGAGTTTAAGGTTGAGCTCCTCCCGGAGCCGCAGCCCCCCTGGACCCAAACCACTTCCCTTCGTGGGTAACCTGCCCCAATTTGTGAAGGATCCAATGGCCTTCATCAGATCG ATGACGAAATATGGTGATATGTGCTCCATGTATCTAAGCAGGAAGCCAACGATTGTGCTGAACAACATGCAGATAGTGAAAGAAGCATTCGCTCAGAACGGGGCCGCATTTTCTGGAAGGCCGTTCGTACCGTTAATGAACTGGATCACCGATGGCTATG gTATCGTGATGGTCACATATGGTGACTCTTGGAAACAGCAGCGTCGCTTTGCTCTGCACACGCTGCGCAACTTCGGTCTGGGCAAGAAAACGGTGGAGGAACGTGTGGCTGAAGAGGCGCGATACCTCATCGGAGAGATGCTCAAACAGGAAG GGAAGGCTTTTTATCCCCTCCACCCCATTCTGAATGCAGTTTCCAACATAATCTGCTCCATCGTCTTCGGAGACCGCTTCGAGTATGAAAACAAACGCTTTGCTAAGCTGCTGGAAATTATGAATCAGAGCATGCGACTCGGTGCATCACCTGTAGGAAAG atctTCAACTTGCTCCCAGTAATAAAATACTTTCCGGGCCCACACCAGACGATGTTGCAGAATGCCATTTCCTTCAAGGTATTTATCCGCGAGGCTGTTGAGGAGCACAGGCTGATTCTGGACCCTGAAAATCCCCGGGACTTTATTGATGCCTACCTGATCGAGATGTCCAAG CAGCAGGAGTCAAAGGAAAACTCCACATTCCATGAAGATAACTTGATTATGTCCGTTGCTGACCTCTTCTTTGCTGGGACGGACACTGCGGCAACTACTCTCAGATGGGGCCTCATTTACATGATGGACCACCCTGATGTGCAAG AGCGCTGTCACGAGGAGATCATTCGAGTGCTGGGTTGGGACCGCTCTCCCTGCATGGAAGACCGTGCCAGCCTCCCATACACTTATGCCACTGTGCATGAGATCCAGCGCTATGCAAACGTCGTTCCTCTAAGCGTAGTGCATGAGACCACAGAGCCAACACAGCTGCAAGGATACCACCTGCCCAAG GGAACAATGATTCTACCCAACCTGACTGCAATCTTGGCTGACAAAGAGCACTGGAAGTATCCAGATACATTCAACCCAGAGAACTTTCTGGACGAGAAGGGACAGTTCTGCAAAAACGActtctttctgcctttttctctgg GTCCGAGGGTCTGTCTGGGTGAGAATCTAGCCAGAACTGAGCTCTTCATCTTCTTCACCTCTCTGCTCCAGCGGTTAAAGTTCTCATGGCCTCCTGGAGCTCCACCAGCAAACATGGATGGCTTGGTGGGCACTGTCCGCTCTCCATTTCCCTTCAATACAGTCTGCCGCAGCAGGGAGACCACCCACTGA